In the genome of Limnothrix sp. FACHB-406, the window TGTTTGCAGCGTCATTTCCGAGCGAGCGGAGCCGGTGCTCTCTGGGGCGGTGGGGGTGTTTGCCCAGGCGGCGGGAGCGGTGATCGGCGCGATCGCCATCAACAATCCCAGCGCACGTCCTTGCCAGCGCGATCGAGCCATGGTGTTTTTCCTGGTGTGAAATTTTGATTGGAATGATTTGAAGTCAGGGCGCGAGATTTCGATCTCAACGGCGGGGATGGGCACGACTCTGAAACCCGTTTCCACCATAGCAACCGACTTCAAGGAACGGTCGGCGGTTCCGGTGGCTTGCTATTCCCTACTCATTCGTGTTGTTGATTCTCTTTTTGATTCTTGTTGGAGGATCGAGGCGATCAAGGGGACTCTTTGGACGACACCTCGATCGGGATGGGAGCCAACTTGGGATGAATCGATCGCAACTTCTGGGCAATCACCGCCCGCTGATTCACCAGGTAAATGCTAACCAGCGTCAGCAAAACACTCGCCGTTTGCACCGTGCTGAGCACTTCCCCCAAAAACCAATTGCCAAACAGGAGGGCAAACACCGGCGTGAGAAAGGTCAAAGCGCTGAGGCTGGTGAGGTTGCCCTTGGAGGCAAAAAAGAAAAAGACCCCATAGGAAACCGCGCTGCCAAAGAGGGTGGAATAGCTGATCGACCCCCAATCGGCCAGGGTCAAGCCTTGCCATTGGTTCACCTCAAATGCTGCCGACAGCCCAAACAGGGGCATTCCGCCAAAGACCATGTGCCAACCCGTGGCCACCACCGGATCCACATACTGGCTCATCGGCCGCACCATCACCGTCCCGATCGCCATGGACAGGGCCGCCAACAGCATCCACCAAAAGCCACTGCCCCAGAGGTTATTCAGCAAGGCCGCTAGCCCCTGCCCGATCGCCCCGGAATCCCAGCCGATCGCCCCGTTTTGCCAGAGCGCTTGCCAGGCCGTGCCGTTCAACAACTGCAAAATCCATTCATCGGGCAGCCCCACACCGGCAATGCCCACCACCCCCAACAGCAGTCCCAACCAACCGAGGGGCCCGATCTGCTCCCGATAGAGCCAGCGGGCCATTAGGGCCACCGCCAGGGGCTGTGAGTCAATGGTCACGGAGCCTAGCCCAGCTCCCGTGCGGGCCAGCCCTTGGGCCAAAAAGCCTTGGAACAGGGCCCCATCCACCAGGGCAAAGGCCGTCACCCAGGCCCACCCGACCCAACTGATCGGCTTGAGGCGATCGGTCAGGGCCGCCACCCCCAAAATCAACAACCCCGCTGGTACCAGCCGCAACCCCGCCAGGAAGAAGGGTGTGGTGTGGTCAAGGGTGCCTTTCATGGCCACCATGGCTGTGCC includes:
- a CDS encoding DMT family transporter, whose amino-acid sequence is MTAQPVNPQSSLQSWWGWLLLISPFFFWGTAMVAMKGTLDHTTPFFLAGLRLVPAGLLILGVAALTDRLKPISWVGWAWVTAFALVDGALFQGFLAQGLARTGAGLGSVTIDSQPLAVALMARWLYREQIGPLGWLGLLLGVVGIAGVGLPDEWILQLLNGTAWQALWQNGAIGWDSGAIGQGLAALLNNLWGSGFWWMLLAALSMAIGTVMVRPMSQYVDPVVATGWHMVFGGMPLFGLSAAFEVNQWQGLTLADWGSISYSTLFGSAVSYGVFFFFASKGNLTSLSALTFLTPVFALLFGNWFLGEVLSTVQTASVLLTLVSIYLVNQRAVIAQKLRSIHPKLAPIPIEVSSKESP